The DNA segment ACATTTCTAATGTTCTCAGAGCAACATTATCGGTGATATACTAACAGTCAGTATCTAACTACTATAATACTACTAAAACCAATATAATTATTTCATAAAGGAAAACGTAAAAATGTGAACCAATAAAAGTGATGCAAGTGGCGTTAAAGCATTTTGAAGGGTTCTTAAAAGTTGTATTTACAAGATCGATTTTTACTGTTCTGTcccaattttttatttaaaaaaataaaataatcagttGAAATCTATCCTCATCTCTTTGTTGGAGAAGCTCTCAACTAGGGTCAATTATTTTCCCTGAtgaaaagtatatataaaatgGGTAAATACAGAATTTTACATCTGAAATGGAACGGGATTGAAGAGTACGGACTGGATGTGATCAACGATCTTGGCTTTCTCGGGACAGCCGTGGCCATCACCGTGCTGGTATATACATTGTACCACGCGGTTAAGATTTGCGGCAGCTGCCACGAAACCACTTGGAAGAGAAGAAGTGTGTGCCGCGGAGTTTATGACGTCCCACGAGTCGATGATCATACTTTGCATCTGTTCGCGTGCCGCATCCTCCTTGGCTCCTGTCTCGTACATGTAGCATTGGACTGACTTTGGTGAATCTCCTCTTGCCATCTCTTCCTGTAAATCATGAAAGTTTAGTGCTTTTCATTTCAATGATGTATTTATGAAACATTTCAGAATTGTTGTCAAAGAATTAGTGTTAATACTTATGACGTTTAGTGGTAAGTTAAAgttactgattttttttctcgTTTCTAATAAAAGTATACCACACAATtgtttatatggtatattgACTAGATAGCCAAATCGTAACCTCGTATTTTCAAAACGACATCTGTCAATATCGTTAATAAGTTGGggtattttcaaaaatatattgttacttTATCTTTTAACACACAGTTTTATATAATATGGAAAACACATCACTTATTTGTTGTTATGAAAAATTAACAAGGAATGCATACAGTTGAGGTGGCAAGATCATTGGCGAGACGGAGAATGGTGGCTGAGCTCCTGACAATAGAGTGGTGGTTCTTAGACACATCGGTTAGATTTTGGTCTGATATCTGGTCGCAGAGGATAGAGAAAAAGTGGAGCAATATCGTTGGAACAGAACTCGAGATCAAACCATTTTGCATGTATTCGTTAAAACTTGGTTTGTGTCCAGTCTTGTACCACTTCGCTTCGGTTAGGAACGCTTTGAATAGATCCGTCCACTAggaaaatatcattaaataaatatatatatatatatatatataacatcaattttgttatatgatattatataaaagaaatatatagaaaaacttACAACTTGTTTGAGGTAAGGGATGATGTTACGTCCTTTGTCTCTGAGCACATCATAACCAATTTGATTGATCTCATTGTATAgaaatagaaaacaaatttgcaTGTATTCCGGAAGTCTTTCGACTAAATTCACATCCCATCTGTAAGGGACAGTAAATAAATATATGGATTAGGATTGGTATAATGGGAGACAAAATCCAAATTACAATCACATTTTTCTACCCCACATCTTTCCAAAACTTTTCGTAGATTTTAGTACTTCTTTAGGAGGAAACAACTGTTATATATGGTGCACATGTAGttgtaaaacaattttttttcttttaaatactCTGCATACATAGTACTGAAAACTACATCTCgaaataattttcaattttcgtTTATAATCATTTCTTTCATTATTTTGTAAATGGCCCAtagtttatcatttaataactaataattaaaatttatttgatgatCCAAATAACTTGGAATAATATCAAATTAATCAATACATATCTCCAGAATATAAAACcctaataaaaagttaaatattcTGTCCAAGatatatgaaaaaatttaaacttataATTGTAGAACTTTCTAAAAATACTGTTCTTGAATCATGATATTTTCATATGTTTATTATAGTATTAATATACTTACCTTTCGACCACATTTGTGAAAATCTCGAGCTCCTCTAATGTACCATAGATATCGTAGATGTCATCCATGATCGCAATCAACATGAATAATTTAGTGAGTATCTTGCGGTAGTATTTAAACTCTGGTTCGTAAAATATTCCAATTGTCCAAAAGTAACTCTCTGTGATTCGGTCTCTTACAAAATCAAGTTGTTTCATAAGTCCTGTGCTGTTCCACCAGCTACATTAAATTTGTGACAAGAAGCTAATCAatgaacatatacatatatacactcATTTATCTTccagtgttttaaaaaatacccATATATCTTCATGTGAGATAATAAACATGTATATAATCACTTGATAGTTACCTCGAAATTAATTTAAGCTCTTCTTGATGATTTGCTTGT comes from the Brassica rapa cultivar Chiifu-401-42 chromosome A01, CAAS_Brap_v3.01, whole genome shotgun sequence genome and includes:
- the LOC103869246 gene encoding (E)-beta-ocimene synthase, chloroplastic, which encodes MATHDISFSSAFVCNALHQKSEHFLCNTVSKVTSAQAVTVRRRSANYCPSLWDHQYLLSLENIYAKEVESTEKAKLLKEEVRETLVKTQGSLEQLEMIDSLQRLGISYHYKHEIHDILKRIYEQHHEIGRESPDLHATALGFFLLRQHSFDVSQDDFDIFKSENGIFRKTLPIKGVLSLYEASYFSMDSEFKLKEARCFANERLTEFIAENSTTILGTNETYILDMVKRALVNPYHWSTRRIEARWYIDVYRKKHDMDPLLLKFAALDFNILQANHQEELKLISSWWNSTGLMKQLDFVRDRITESYFWTIGIFYEPEFKYYRKILTKLFMLIAIMDDIYDIYGTLEELEIFTNVVERWDVNLVERLPEYMQICFLFLYNEINQIGYDVLRDKGRNIIPYLKQVWTDLFKAFLTEAKWYKTGHKPSFNEYMQNGLISSSVPTILLHFFSILCDQISDQNLTDVSKNHHSIVRSSATILRLANDLATSTEEMARGDSPKSVQCYMYETGAKEDAAREQMQSMIIDSWDVINSAAHTSSLPSGFVAAAANLNRVVQCIYQHGDGHGCPEKAKIVDHIQSVLFNPVPFQM